Genomic DNA from Corynebacterium kroppenstedtii:
TGTACGGCCCAGAAATGGTGCGCAGCGTAAGTACAGAAAACAGGGGCTTCCCAGTGTGGGAGGCCCCTGTTTTTGTCATATGCATTAGTGTGTTGTTGCAGCTGTATTAGTGCGCTATGTAGCCGCTTGGGTTTCGTGTTGTCGAGGCCCGCGCGAGCCGGGGTCGCGCGCATAATTGCTCTACCTCCGTGAGGGGGTCCCGTGGGAGTCGCTGCTAAGCTCCAGCGGAGCCACTGCGAAGTGATGGAAAACCATTAGACATGACGCCATAGGTAGTATAAGATAGTCCGTTGCGCTGGATCCCCGTGCAAAGATTTCTCGTTAGGCCTTGTACCAATTCCTTTAAAAACAGGATTTGACAAGGTCCTTTAGTGATATCCAACCACGGATGATCCGCTTTTTGGAAGAAGACACTCACTCTTTTCACGCAGGCAAACCACAGCGAGCACGGTCACCCCGCGTGAGGTGCTGGAAGGACCCATCTTGGCAGTCTCCCGCCAGACCAGTTTAACGTCCGGAATCCCCGGCGCGACGAAACGCTACTCGTTCGCGAAGATTAAAGAGCCGATCGAGGTCCCTGGCCTCCTCGATCTGCAGCGCGACTCGTTCGCGTGGCTTATTGGCGCACCCGAATGGCGCGCTAAGAAGCAGGCTGAGTCCGAAGAAGGCGCGCATATAACTAGCGGCCTGGAGGACATTCTAGAGGAGTTGTCTCCCATTGAGGACTACTCCGGCAATATGTCCCTCACCCTATCCGAGCCCCGCTTCGACGACGTCAAAAACACGATCGATGAAGCCAAGGATAAGGACATTAACTACTCCGCCCCGCTTTATGTGACGGCGGAATTCACCAACGCTATGTCTGGCGAAATCAAAAGCCAGACCGTCTTCATTGGCGACTTCCCGATGATGACGGACAAAGGCACGTTCATCATCAACGGTACCGAGCGTGTCATCGTTTCCCAGTTGGTTCGTTCCCCTGGCGTGTACTTCGACGAGTCCATCGATAAGTCGACCGAGCGTCCACTGCACTCCGTCAAGGTCATCCCTTCACGTGGTGCATGGTTGGAGTTCGACGTCGATAAGCGAGACACCGTCGGCGTCCGCATCGATCGTAAACGTCGCCAGCCCGTCACCGTGTTGCTGAAGGCTTTGGGCCTGTCGACGCAGGACATCACGGATCGGTTCGGTTTTTCCGAAATCATGATGTCGACGCTTGAGCACGATGGCGTTGCTAATACCGACGAAGCTCTCCTGGAGATTTACCGCAAGCAGCGTCCGGGTGAATCCCCCACGCGCGATTCCGCTCAGGCTTTGCTGGACAATAGCTTCTTCAACCCGAAGCGGTACGACTTGGCGAAGGTTGGCCGCTACAAGGTGAACCGCAAGCTCGGTTTAGGCGGCGGCTCCACCACTGGCGAGCACACCCTGACTGAAGAAGACATCCTGACCACCATTGAATACTTGGTGCGTCTGCACGCCGGTGAGCGGACGATGGAGTCGCCTGACGGCACCGAGCTGATGATCAGCACGGACGATATCGATCACTTCGGTAACCGCCGCCTGCGCACTGTCGGCGAGCTGGTTCAGAACCAGGTTCGCGTCGGCTTGTCGCGTATGGAGCGTGTCGTGCGTGAACGCATGACCACGCAGGACGCGGAATCCATCACGCCGACGTCGCTAATCAACGTGCGCCCGGTGTCGGCCGCGATCCGCGAGTTCTTCGGAACGTCGCAGCTGTCGCAGTTCATGGACCAGAACAACTCTCTGTCTGGCCTGACACACAAGCGTCGTCTATCCGCCCTTGGACCTGGCGGTTTGTCCCGTGAACGCGCCGGCTTGGATGTCCGTGACGTCCACGCCTCCCACTATGGCCGTATGTGCCCCATCGAGACGCCTGAGGGCCCGAACATTGGATTGATCGGCTCCCTCGCGTCCTACGCCCGCGTTAACCCGTTCGGGTTCATCGAGACGCCCTACCGTCGTGTCAAAGACGGTCAGGCCACTGACGTTGTTGACTACCTCACCGCTGATGAGGAAGACCGGCACATCGTCGCTCAGGCCAACACAAAGATGGACTCCGAAGGCCGCTTCGTTGAGGACACCGTCGCGGTCCGAATGAAAGGCGGAAACGTCGAGGTCGTTCCCGCATCGGAAGTGGATTACATGGATGTGTCCCCGCGCCAGATGGTGTCGGTGGCCACCGCCATGATTCCATTCCTGGAGCATGACGACGCTAACCGTGCCCTCATGGGTGCGAATATGCAGCGCCAGGCTGTGCCGTTGCTGCGTAACGAAGCGCCCTTCGTTGGAACCGGTATGGAACTGCGCGCTGCCCACGACGCCGGCGATGTTGTGATCGCCCGCCGCTCGGGTGTCGTCGAAACTGTGTGTGCAGACTTCATCACCACCCTTGGTGACGACGGACAACGCGACACCTTCTTGCTGAGGAAGTTCGAGCGCACTAACCAGGGAACCTGCTACAACCAGAAGCCCCTTGTTGAGGCTGGCGACCGCGTCGAAGAGGGACAAGCTCTCGCCGACGGACCCGGCACCGAGAACGGTGAAATGGCTCTCGGCCGTAACCTCCTCGTGGCGTTCATGCCATGGGAAGGCCACAACTACGAGGACGCCATCATCCTCAACCAGCGGATTGTCGAGGAAGATGTCCTCACCTCAATCCACATTGAGGAACACGAAATCGACGCTCGCGATACCAAGCTAGGGCCAGAGGAAATCACCCGCGATATCCCGAACGCTTCCGAAGACATCCTCGCTGACCTCGACGAACGCGGAATTGTTCGCATTGGCGCTGATGTTCGCGACGGCGATATCCTCGTCGGTAAGGTCACCCCTAAGGGTGAAACCGAGCTGACACCGGAAGAGCGCCTCCTCCGCGCCATCTTCGGTGAAAAGGCGCGCGAGGTGCGGGACACCTCGATGAAGGTTCCCCACGGCGAAACAGGCAAAGTCATCGGCGTTCGTGTGTTCTCCCGTGAGGACGACGACGACCTCGCCCCTGGCGTTAACCAGATGGTCCGCGTGTACGTCGCCCAGAAGCGCAAGATCCAGGACGGCGATAAGCTCTCCGGCCGCCACGGCAACAAGGGTGTCGTCGGCAAGATCTTGCCCGCCGAGGACATGCCGTTCCTGCCCGACGGAACGCCGGTCGACATCATCCTGAACACACACGGTGTGCCGCGTCGTATGAACATCGGCCAGGTGCTGGAAGTTCACCTCGGCATGCTCGCGAAATCCGGATGGAAGGTTGACCCCGAGTCGCAGGACCCCGCGGTCAAAGCCATGCTGGAAACGCTGCCCGAGGACCTCTACGACGTCCCCGCCGATTCCCGCGTTGCCACCCCGGTGTTCGACGGCACCACCAACGAAGAGCTGTCCGGATTGATGCGGTCCTCGCGGCCCAACCGCGACGGCGACCAAATGGTCAACGAATTCGGCAAGTCCACCCTCATCGACGGCCGGACGGGCGAACCCTTCCAGCAGCCGATCTCCGTGGGTTACATGTACATGTTGAAGTTGCACCACCTGGTCGACGAGAAGATCCACGCCCGGTCCACCGGCCCGTACTCCATGATCACCCAGCAGCCGCTCGGTGGTAAGGCACAGTTCGGTGGCCAGCGCTTCGGTGAGATGGAAGTGTGGGCCATGCAGGCCTACGGCGCCGCCTACACACTGCAGGAACTCCTGACCATCAAATCGGACGACGTCGTCGGCCGTGTCAAGGTGTACGAAGCCATCGTGAAGGGCGACAACATTCCGGATCCGGGAATTCCGGAGTCCTTCAAGGTGTTGCTCAAAGAGCTGCAGTCTCTGTGCCTCAACGTTGAGGTCCTCTCCGCTGACGGAACCCCAGTTGACCTGGGTGCCGACGATGACGACCTCGACCAAGCCAACGCATCCCTGGGTATCAACCTCTCCCGCGACGAACGCTTCGACGCCGACGCGGTGTAGAGACCTCCCAACTAGTAACCAGTAATCATCCGAACAACCCTCGTGAACGAGGGGAAAGGACGTTACGTGCTCGACGTCAATCTTTTCGACGAGCTCCGCATCGGTCTCGCCACGGCCGATGACATCCGTCGCTGGTCACACGGCGAGGTCAAAAAGCCCGAGACCATTAACTACCGCACCCTCAAACCCGAGAAGGACGGCCTGTTCTGCGAACGTATCTTCGGGCCAACCCGCGACTGGGAATGTGCCTGCGGTAAATACAAGCGTGTCCGGTACAAGGGCATCGTCTGTGAACGCTGCGGCGTGGAAGTGACCAAATCCAAGGTCCGCCGCGAACGCATGGGCCACATCGAGCTGGCCGCGCCCGTCACACACATCTGGTACTTCAAGGGCGTGCCCTCACGCTTGGGGTACCTGCTTGACCTCGCGCCAAAAGATCTGGAAAAGATCATCTACTTCGCCGCGAACATCATCACCTCGGTGGATGAGGAGGCCCGTCACACGGACCAGGAAACCCTCGAAGCCGACATGTTCATGGAGAAGAAAGAGGTCGAAGCCGACCGCGACGAAGAGCTCGCGGAGCGCCAGCAAAAGCTGGAAGAAGACCTCAAAGAGCTTGAATCCAACGGTGCGAAAGCCGATGCCAAGCGCAAGGTTCAGAATGCCGCTGAGCGTGAAATGCGCCACATCCGTGAGCGTGCCGAGCGTGAAATCGACCGGCTCGACGAGATCTGGAACACGTTCATCAAGCTTGCCCCCAAGCAGATGATCGTCGACGAAACCATCTACTCCGAACTCGTCGACCGCTACGAGGACTACTTCACCGGCGGCATGGGTGCAGAAGCCATCCAGACGCTGATTAAGAACTTTGACCTCGAAGAAGAAGCGGAGAAACTCCGCGAGGTTATCCGTGACGGCAAGGGACAAAAGCAGGTTCGCGCACTCAAGCGCCTGCGCGTTGTCGCCGCCTTCTTGCGCTCCGGTAATGACCCGGCAGCGATGGTCTTGGACGCCATCCCGGTGATCCCGCCCGAGCTCCGCCCAATGGTTCAGCTCGACGGTGGGCGCTTCGCGACGTCGGACCTCAACGACCTGTACCGTCGCGTCATCAACCGCAACAACCGCTTGAAGCGCATGATTGACCTCGGCGCGCCCGAGATCATCGTGAACAACGAAAAACGCATGCTTCAGGAATCCGTCGACGCGCTATTCGATAACGGCCGTCGCGGACGCCCGGTCACGGGCCCCGGCAACCGCCCACTGAAGTCCCTCTCTGACCTGCTGAAAGGTAAGCAAGGACGCTTCCGTCAGAACCTGCTGGGTAAGCGTGTGGACTACTCCGGCCGTTCGGTTATTATCGTCGGCCCGCAGCTGAAACTGCACCAATGCGGTCTGCCGAAGCTCATGGCGTTGGAGCTGTTCAAGCCATTCGTCATGAAGCGCCTGGTCGAGAAGTCCTATGCTCAGAACATTCGCTCCGCGAAGCGGATGGTGGAGCGTCAGCGGCCCGAGGTGTGGGACGTCCTCGAAGAAGCCATCGCGGAACACCCCGTCATGCTCAACCGTGCACCGACGCTGCACCGCTTGGGTATTCAGGCGTTCGAGCCAGTTCTCGTCGAGGGTAAAGCTATCCAGCTGCACCCCTTGGCCTGTGAGGCCTTCAACGCTGACTTCGACGGTGACCAGATGGCTGTCCACCTGCCGCTATCCGCAGAAGCTCAGGCTGAGGCCCGCGTGCTCATGCTCGCCTCCAACAACATTCTGTCCCCGGCATCCGGTAAACCACTGGCCATGCCACGTTTGGACATGGTGACCGGCCTGTACTTCCTCACCCTGGAAAAGAGCGAGGACCAGCTCGGTGGCGAAGGCGCCTACCACGAAGCCGACGAGAACGGTCCGAAGAGGGGCACCTACTCGTCCTTCGCCGAGGCCCTCATGGCTCGCGACCGCGGAGTCCTTGGCCTCCAGGCGCCGATCGAGGTGCGTATCAGCCACCTCCGCCCGCCGGAGGACATCGAGGCAGAACTCTTCCCCGACGGATGGCAGCGCGGCCAGAAGTGGACCGCCCACACCACCCTCGGACGCATCATGTTCAACGAGCTGCTGCCGTGGAACTACCCGTTCGTTAATGGTGTCATGGCGAAGAAGGCGCAGGCCGTCATTATTAACGACCTCGCAGCGCGGTACCCCATGATCACCGTTGCGCAGACCGTCGACAAGATGAAGGACGCCGGCTTCTACTGGGCAACCCGGTCCTGCGTCACCATCTCCATGGACGACGTGCTCGTTCTTCCCAATAAGGAAGAAATCCTGCAGCGTTACGAGAAGCAGGCCGCGACCATCGAGAAGAAACTCGCGCGAGGCAAGATCAACAACGAAGAGCGCTACCGTTCCCTGGTTGACCTGTGGAAGGAATGCACCGACTTCGTCGGCGAATCCGTCGAAAAGATCTACCCGGACGACAACCCGATCCCGATGATCGTGAAGTCCGGTGCCGCAGGTAACATGCGCCAGATCTGGACCCTGGCCGGCATGAAAGGCATGGTCACGAACTCGCGTGGTGACTACATCACCCGCCCGATCAAGACCTCCTTCCGTGAAGGCCTGTCCGTGTTGGAGTACTTCAACAACTCGCACGGCTCCCGTAAGGGCCTGGCCGACACCGCTCTGCGTACCGCCGACTCCGGCTACCTCACTCGTCGTCTTGTCGACGTTGCCCAGGACGTCATCGTCCGCGAGGACGACTGTGGCACCAAACAAGGCCTGGACGTCGATGTCGCGAAACCAGTGTTGGACGCCGAAGGCAATGAAACAGGAGAATTCACGCGCGCTGACTTCTTGGAGACCGCGTTGGTCGGCCGTTATCTGGCCCGAGATGCTGTCAATGACAAGGGTGACGTCATCTATGAGCGTGGCGCTTTCGTCGGCGATGCTGAAGCCAAGAAGATGGTTGCCGAGGGCGTGCGTACCGCTCGAGTCCGGACTGTCATGATGTGCGAAACCGCCACCGGCGTGTGCGCGACCTGCTACGGACGCTCCATGGCCACCGGCCAAAAGGTGGACATTGGGGAAGCTGTCGGTATCGTTGCCGCGCAATCCATCGGCGAGCCCGGCACGCAGCTGACCATGCGTACGTTCCACCAAGGTGGTGTCGGTGGCGACATCACCGGTGGTCTGCCGCGTGTTCAGGAACTCTTCGAGGCCCGTGTGCCTAAGAACCAGGCGCCGATCGCATCCACCGACGGCACGATCAAGCTTGAGGACGACGGCAACTTCTACACACTGACCATCACTCCCGACACCGGCGATGACGAAGTCGTGTACGAAAAGCTGTCGAAGCGTCAGGGGTTGGCAGTGACGCACGAACCCGGCGGATTCGAACACCAGCTACGGACCGGCGACCATGTTGTCACCGGCCAACCGCTGCTACGTGGTGCCCCCGATCCGCACGAAGTTCTTCGCGTCGAAGGTCCAAAGGGTGTGCAAAAGCACCTCATCGAACAGGTGCAGAAGGTCTATCGTGACCAGGGCGTGGCAATTCACGACAAGCACATTGAGATCATCGTCCGTCAGATGTTGCGTCGCGTGACCGTCATCGAGTCGGGATCCACCGAATTCCTGCCGGGCACCCTGGTTGACCGGAACGAAGCGAAAGCCGCTAATCAAGCCGTGACGGCTAATGGAGGAGAACCCGCCTCCTACCGCCAGGAAATCATGGGCATCACCAAGGCGTCGCTGGCCACGGAATCCTGGTTGTCGGCAGCATCGTTTCAGGAGACCACCCGTGTTCTGACCGATGCGGCGATCAACAAGCGGTCCGATAAGCTCATCGGGCTGAAGGAGAACGTGATCATCGGTAAGCTCATCCCGGCTGGTACGGGCATCTCCCGCTACCGGAACATCTCGGTTGAGCCGACCGAGGAAGCTCGTGCGCAGGCGTTCTCCATGAACACCAGCTATGGCGACGGCTTCTACGGCGAAGATGGTGCATACGGCGAATTCACCGGTGCAGCCGTTCGCCTGGATGACCAGGGCTTTGATGGAGGTTTCGGCGATATTAGCTAGGTGAGGTAGCTTAGCTAGCCTCGTCGGCCCTCGAAAAAGAGTTATCGGCAAATCCCCAAGTGCGAGTTATTTCGCACTTGGGGATTTTCTATTTTTAATCGGGTTTTGTCATCTCTTGTGGGGTTTTCGGGTCGTGGAGAGTCACGTGAGCTGAGTCGATTAGGTTCTCATGCGAGTCGCGTAGTGATAACACGTGTGTCCGCGGGCAAGCGCGGGCC
This window encodes:
- a CDS encoding DNA-directed RNA polymerase subunit beta, translated to MLEGPILAVSRQTSLTSGIPGATKRYSFAKIKEPIEVPGLLDLQRDSFAWLIGAPEWRAKKQAESEEGAHITSGLEDILEELSPIEDYSGNMSLTLSEPRFDDVKNTIDEAKDKDINYSAPLYVTAEFTNAMSGEIKSQTVFIGDFPMMTDKGTFIINGTERVIVSQLVRSPGVYFDESIDKSTERPLHSVKVIPSRGAWLEFDVDKRDTVGVRIDRKRRQPVTVLLKALGLSTQDITDRFGFSEIMMSTLEHDGVANTDEALLEIYRKQRPGESPTRDSAQALLDNSFFNPKRYDLAKVGRYKVNRKLGLGGGSTTGEHTLTEEDILTTIEYLVRLHAGERTMESPDGTELMISTDDIDHFGNRRLRTVGELVQNQVRVGLSRMERVVRERMTTQDAESITPTSLINVRPVSAAIREFFGTSQLSQFMDQNNSLSGLTHKRRLSALGPGGLSRERAGLDVRDVHASHYGRMCPIETPEGPNIGLIGSLASYARVNPFGFIETPYRRVKDGQATDVVDYLTADEEDRHIVAQANTKMDSEGRFVEDTVAVRMKGGNVEVVPASEVDYMDVSPRQMVSVATAMIPFLEHDDANRALMGANMQRQAVPLLRNEAPFVGTGMELRAAHDAGDVVIARRSGVVETVCADFITTLGDDGQRDTFLLRKFERTNQGTCYNQKPLVEAGDRVEEGQALADGPGTENGEMALGRNLLVAFMPWEGHNYEDAIILNQRIVEEDVLTSIHIEEHEIDARDTKLGPEEITRDIPNASEDILADLDERGIVRIGADVRDGDILVGKVTPKGETELTPEERLLRAIFGEKAREVRDTSMKVPHGETGKVIGVRVFSREDDDDLAPGVNQMVRVYVAQKRKIQDGDKLSGRHGNKGVVGKILPAEDMPFLPDGTPVDIILNTHGVPRRMNIGQVLEVHLGMLAKSGWKVDPESQDPAVKAMLETLPEDLYDVPADSRVATPVFDGTTNEELSGLMRSSRPNRDGDQMVNEFGKSTLIDGRTGEPFQQPISVGYMYMLKLHHLVDEKIHARSTGPYSMITQQPLGGKAQFGGQRFGEMEVWAMQAYGAAYTLQELLTIKSDDVVGRVKVYEAIVKGDNIPDPGIPESFKVLLKELQSLCLNVEVLSADGTPVDLGADDDDLDQANASLGINLSRDERFDADAV
- a CDS encoding DNA-directed RNA polymerase subunit beta' codes for the protein MLDVNLFDELRIGLATADDIRRWSHGEVKKPETINYRTLKPEKDGLFCERIFGPTRDWECACGKYKRVRYKGIVCERCGVEVTKSKVRRERMGHIELAAPVTHIWYFKGVPSRLGYLLDLAPKDLEKIIYFAANIITSVDEEARHTDQETLEADMFMEKKEVEADRDEELAERQQKLEEDLKELESNGAKADAKRKVQNAAEREMRHIRERAEREIDRLDEIWNTFIKLAPKQMIVDETIYSELVDRYEDYFTGGMGAEAIQTLIKNFDLEEEAEKLREVIRDGKGQKQVRALKRLRVVAAFLRSGNDPAAMVLDAIPVIPPELRPMVQLDGGRFATSDLNDLYRRVINRNNRLKRMIDLGAPEIIVNNEKRMLQESVDALFDNGRRGRPVTGPGNRPLKSLSDLLKGKQGRFRQNLLGKRVDYSGRSVIIVGPQLKLHQCGLPKLMALELFKPFVMKRLVEKSYAQNIRSAKRMVERQRPEVWDVLEEAIAEHPVMLNRAPTLHRLGIQAFEPVLVEGKAIQLHPLACEAFNADFDGDQMAVHLPLSAEAQAEARVLMLASNNILSPASGKPLAMPRLDMVTGLYFLTLEKSEDQLGGEGAYHEADENGPKRGTYSSFAEALMARDRGVLGLQAPIEVRISHLRPPEDIEAELFPDGWQRGQKWTAHTTLGRIMFNELLPWNYPFVNGVMAKKAQAVIINDLAARYPMITVAQTVDKMKDAGFYWATRSCVTISMDDVLVLPNKEEILQRYEKQAATIEKKLARGKINNEERYRSLVDLWKECTDFVGESVEKIYPDDNPIPMIVKSGAAGNMRQIWTLAGMKGMVTNSRGDYITRPIKTSFREGLSVLEYFNNSHGSRKGLADTALRTADSGYLTRRLVDVAQDVIVREDDCGTKQGLDVDVAKPVLDAEGNETGEFTRADFLETALVGRYLARDAVNDKGDVIYERGAFVGDAEAKKMVAEGVRTARVRTVMMCETATGVCATCYGRSMATGQKVDIGEAVGIVAAQSIGEPGTQLTMRTFHQGGVGGDITGGLPRVQELFEARVPKNQAPIASTDGTIKLEDDGNFYTLTITPDTGDDEVVYEKLSKRQGLAVTHEPGGFEHQLRTGDHVVTGQPLLRGAPDPHEVLRVEGPKGVQKHLIEQVQKVYRDQGVAIHDKHIEIIVRQMLRRVTVIESGSTEFLPGTLVDRNEAKAANQAVTANGGEPASYRQEIMGITKASLATESWLSAASFQETTRVLTDAAINKRSDKLIGLKENVIIGKLIPAGTGISRYRNISVEPTEEARAQAFSMNTSYGDGFYGEDGAYGEFTGAAVRLDDQGFDGGFGDIS